In Spinacia oleracea cultivar Varoflay chromosome 5, BTI_SOV_V1, whole genome shotgun sequence, a single window of DNA contains:
- the LOC110789880 gene encoding uncharacterized protein codes for MQLCSFLQPETPKTPEIPPSTMRLWRPQAQRNLRNQWSKLSSSRHQWHPSSSSGRTHATSLVNSYLSHRYMDAMDLGVLSDMPNIRKKACSKLLKQMELQRDRLLTSYKAMVAVVIDMTNLSKSMRCFLKTTSGSAIQQFSKFSENNDDTGDGGGAPVFTFLSISAHEMLAEELVEMFKQELVLKQRLLVVELLASSCPEKEQSNQLCWEDELYHGEADDLNMCNLYSKDTAEAFHPKISGWKSKTSNVESEKNPNHDVLQVYLTTWLAEVNIDTFRVEEIFVTVEEELRTSFS; via the exons ATGCAGCTGTGTTCATTTCTCCAACCTGAAACACCAAAAACCCCAGAAATTCCTCCATCAACGATGAGGTTATGGCGGCCACAAGCTCAGAGAAATCTGCGAAATCAATGGTCCAAATTATCTTCCTCCAGACATCAATGGcacccttcttcttcttccggTCGAACCCATGCCACCTCTCTAGTTAACTCTTATCTCTCCCAcag ATATATGGATGCCATGGATTTGGGTGTTTTGAGTGATATGCCCAATATTCGGAAAAAGGCTTGTTCTAAATTGCTTAAGCAGATG GAGCTTCAGCGCGACCGACTTTTAACTTCCTACAAGGCTATG GTCGCTGTTGTTATTGACATGACGAATTTGAGCAAATCGATGAGATGCTTCTTGAAAACTACTAGTGGTAGCGCCATTCAACAGTTTTCTAAATTTTCAGAGAACAATGATGATACTGGTGATGGTGGAGGGGCTCCAGTTTTCACATTTTTGTCCATCTCTGCACATG AGATGTTGGCCGAGGAGCTTGTGGAAATGTTCAAACAGGAGCTTGTTTTGAAG CAGCGTTTGCTTGTAGTTGAGCTGCTTGCCAGCAGTTGTCCAGAAAAAGAACAATCCAATCAACTGTGTTGGGAAGATGAACTTTATCACGGCGAAGCTGATGACTTGAACATGTGCAACTTGTACTCAAAAGATACTGCTGAGGCATTTCATCCCAAAATAAGTGGCTGGAAATCGAAAACTTCAAATGTGGAGTCTGAGAAAAACCCAAACCACGATGTTTTGCAG GTCTATCTCACAACATGGCTTGCTGAGGTGAATATAGATACATTCAG GGTGGAAGAGATTTTTGTCACTGTTGAAGAGGAGCTACGAACGAGCTTTTCATGA
- the LOC130461503 gene encoding uncharacterized protein, translating into MPPPKNLLHFMPLPGQKLKSVVVAEPPPVDQPLIEEDIIPSPLKPSAALGIEIQDITEVMEAIEADFVPGSDVPEVAGEKKESADLPFEREKSPDKEMIDLSGPEAAVPEVQKEVPSAGEEEQPEQGLTRKRRHSTLGSTSTSALDRLIHADPCSDVPLKRIPEEVREAMARYARAPILGEDPLAHVGSLVGPEAARENLLRANPQWRVPGAEERNPAMMAQYYLNEAVFWSSFASECSSVEEKQLRKYREAYARDIPILDQKAGQLLSELTELKQLYLHYSREARESAEKIGTEVGQLIFRVEEDAEKIASFAEEKKDMAAKFASELEEKDRLFQEMKSKFEAADKEHKEAELRLHHFVQHRELIQQQADKVPVLRLKLREKDDYIRKLEQERVNLYTADQCREQYWNGILGARRMFAKHMPHFPWNEKVPLWMQAEDHLVECQADRDEAEAERQAALAEARAQKATSEGDTTAGGSSKDAPLGAAPETPKS; encoded by the exons atgcctcctcctaagaatcttcttcacttcatgcccttgccagggcagaagttaaagagtgtggtggttgctgaaccgccgcccgtggatcagccgctgatcgaggaagatatcatccCTTCTCCCCTTAAACCATCTGCTGCTTTGGGGATCgaaatccaggatatcaccgaggtgatggaggcgattgaagccgattttgttcctggttcggatgtccctgaggtagctggggagaagaaggagtctgctgatcttcccttcgagagggagaagagtccagacaaggagatgatagatctctcgggccccgaagctgcggtccccgaggttcagaaggaggttccctctgctggagaggaggagcagcccgagcaaggtttgacgaggaagaggcgccactcaactttgggttctacttctacctcggccctggataggctgatccatgctgatccctgttcggatgttccgctaaaacggatccccgaagaagtaagggaggcgatggctcgatatgccagggctccgattttgggagaggaccccttggctcacgtgggatccttggtgggccccgaggctgctcgggagaatctgcttcgtgctaacccgcagtggagggttcctggtgccgaagagaggaatccggctatgatggcccagtactatctgaacgag gctgttttctggtcttcgttcgcttccgagtgtagctcggttgaggagaaacaactgaggaaatatcgtgaggcttatgctcgtgatattcccattttggaccagaaggctgggcaactcctctccgagcttacggaactcaagcagctgtaccttcactatagtcgcgaggctagagagtctgctgagaagatcgggaccgaggttggccagctcatcttccgagttgaagaggatgctgagaagatcgcttcctttgctgaggaaaagaaggatatggccgctaagttcgctagcgaacttgaGGAAAAAGATAGACTCTTCCAGGAGATGAAGTCTAAATTTGAAGCGGCCGACAAGGAGCATAAAGAGGCGGAGTTAAGGCTCCACCATTTTGTCCAGCATCGGGAGCTGATCCAGCAGCAAGCTGATAAGGTGCCTGTCCTTCGACTGAagcttcgggaaaaggatgactATATTCGGAAGCTGGAGCAGGAGCGAGTcaacctctacactgctgatcagtgtagagagcagtactggaacggaatcctgggtgctcggcgcatgtttgcgaagcacatgcctcacttcccttggaacgagaaagttcctctatggatgcaggccgaggaccacttggtggaatgccaagctgatcgagatgaagctgaagctgaacgccaagctgctcttgcagaggctcgggcccagaaggcaacttccgaaggtgataccactgctgggggttcttcgaaggatgctcccctaggggccgctcctgagactcccaagagttag